In Candidatus Flexicrinis affinis, the following proteins share a genomic window:
- the icd gene encoding isocitrate dehydrogenase (NADP(+)) yields the protein MGFDKIRVPETGQKITFTNGVMNVPDNPILMYIEGDGIGYDIMTASLRIWDAAVAKAYGGNRKVAWMEIYSGEKAASVYDGDYMPEETFDALREFYVGIKGPLTTPVGGGFRSLNVTLRQVLDLYQCIRPVRWYRGVPSPLRHPEDVDVVIFRENTEDIYAGIEFESGTPENEKLAKFLREEMGVTKFFEGAGLGIKPVSAFGSKRLIRAAIQYAIKHGRKSVTLVHKGNIQKFTEGAFMKWGYEVAREEFPNETIAWEEVAKNHGGKVPEGKILIQDTIADITFQHMLLRPKEHSVLATTNLNGDYLSDAIAAEVGGVGIAPGANVGDQVALFEATHGTAPKYTNLDKVNPGSLLFSGCMMLEHIGWTEASEMITKAYELTLDQKIVTYDFARQMQGATEVATSKFADAIIDNMNRV from the coding sequence ATGGGCTTCGACAAGATCCGCGTCCCTGAGACCGGACAAAAAATCACCTTCACCAACGGCGTCATGAACGTCCCCGACAACCCGATCCTGATGTACATCGAAGGCGACGGCATCGGCTACGACATCATGACGGCCAGCCTGCGCATCTGGGATGCGGCGGTGGCGAAAGCCTACGGCGGCAACCGCAAGGTCGCGTGGATGGAAATCTACAGCGGCGAGAAGGCCGCCTCGGTCTACGACGGCGATTACATGCCGGAGGAGACGTTCGACGCGCTGCGCGAGTTCTACGTCGGCATCAAAGGCCCGTTGACCACGCCGGTCGGCGGCGGCTTCCGCAGCTTGAACGTCACGCTGCGGCAGGTGCTCGACCTGTACCAGTGCATCCGCCCGGTGCGCTGGTATCGCGGCGTGCCCTCACCGCTGCGCCATCCGGAAGACGTCGACGTCGTGATCTTCCGCGAGAACACCGAGGACATCTACGCCGGCATCGAGTTCGAGTCCGGCACACCCGAGAACGAAAAGCTGGCGAAGTTCCTGCGCGAAGAGATGGGCGTCACCAAGTTCTTCGAAGGCGCCGGCCTCGGCATCAAGCCGGTCAGCGCGTTCGGCAGCAAGCGCCTCATCCGTGCGGCCATCCAGTATGCCATCAAGCACGGCCGCAAGAGCGTCACGCTGGTGCACAAGGGCAACATCCAGAAGTTCACCGAAGGCGCGTTCATGAAGTGGGGCTACGAGGTCGCGCGCGAGGAATTCCCCAACGAGACGATCGCGTGGGAAGAGGTCGCCAAGAATCACGGCGGCAAGGTGCCCGAAGGCAAGATCCTGATTCAGGACACCATCGCGGACATCACCTTCCAGCACATGCTGCTTCGCCCGAAGGAGCACTCGGTACTGGCGACCACGAACCTCAACGGCGACTACCTCAGCGACGCGATCGCGGCCGAGGTCGGCGGCGTAGGCATCGCGCCGGGGGCCAACGTCGGCGATCAGGTCGCGCTGTTCGAGGCCACCCACGGCACCGCGCCCAAGTACACCAACCTCGACAAGGTCAACCCGGGTTCGCTGCTTTTCAGCGGCTGTATGATGCTCGAGCATATCGGCTGGACCGAGGCGTCGGAGATGATCACCAAGGCGTACGAATTGACGCTGGATCAGAAGATCGTGACCTACGACTTCGCCCGCCAGATGCAGGGCGCGACCGAGGTCGCAACCAGCAAGTTTGCCGACGCGATCATCGACAACATGAATCGCGTCTAG
- a CDS encoding WD40 repeat domain-containing protein, which translates to MARVLWIVIALLLSVARPIAQPPGVPPITPDTLRQVGLIRTVASPLPGEIDFGWARPTIGIATSRGAVIYDTNQPEAPLRELPDAGPDIEFEPEVGVESGGVIWAASEFEYQYEFQDRPARQFQEGTDRFTHVRLEGDQYVVYTRDKVIRTGMPYAPLKIVFSSGYYASRVAFAFPSPEHFGLHFQLWDFENETLLAEFDHYLEIVHTLKFSADESLLITASTTSAIYGAFFEYTQFYDAKTGENVTPGGEWFSLPAVDAYGRWVAGTMQYSKPMIWSADSGWERLPCARDEWWQFVFIDSVHGSADRKYLFGLDSSGQGFLWEIADGDVKQDCIELLAVGKDVCYSSQPARFSRDARWLSVTTDETTLVWDLSKDTPSLHMEIPANCGFPTFSMDSQRVLVQTANTEVSALELESGRVITTFPRGAKVDDEGSRYAYWQEGNVVVGSLIDGTTLTIPVIETSYGRLVAVDRDKAVGVFDSDRVFDLVTGEELDAEFSRETLVQFRDVCGPAEVTRVTVRYHTGDDFSYYSGCPVVESPDGRFTALVRIWAQYIGQVILAGPEPTKVWTWETNYSGSDAAAFSPDGKYLATDHNDNPVALWPTEFDGDQPDFPMILLRSNVLGPSSADSIAFSLDSRIVVAEVRSNWYSPPDIYVWNVPTVPPGADEPLIVDTPLLVIEGTERAVLSPTGTQVAIKRWGLPEVEVWDIESNEVILRFAGEGIGAFSPDGSVFASTDADDLYLWNVRQPGPITDRTIEDVVRRVRSLEFSSDGAYLFARFGDGVSTFGVTGEPAPASADKETPANDAPVIDASNAAELALNSSIPPLDDRRLTGITFTPDSARVLVSGGKATGDLYSTAISEWDVASGGLIREISHSLGAYALTWIPGTQLLAVMSEDSGGEASWPVASILDYPTGQIRGYGTNRYFIGQELSVSPDGARVVTSWQDYDYDRANVTIWGVDQLRTSGGLLPTQALYDAEAVDMLGVAAYHPDGRLMIATSSGLVVLNENYALEPIMPADWQWAHHIAISEDGAILTVTVVPPTRDRASTADEMPVRIDIVRMSDLRVISIVTELSNSVSTALNGDGSLLAVGDHSGIVEVYSTETAARLAVLNHPDRGVEDVAFSPDGTTLAVLAGGTVWFWQVED; encoded by the coding sequence ATGGCACGGGTACTGTGGATAGTGATTGCGTTGTTGCTGTCTGTCGCGCGGCCAATTGCGCAGCCGCCGGGCGTGCCGCCCATCACGCCCGATACCCTGCGGCAGGTCGGGCTCATCCGCACTGTGGCGTCGCCGCTCCCGGGCGAGATTGACTTCGGATGGGCCAGACCCACGATCGGAATTGCGACGAGCCGGGGTGCCGTCATCTACGATACGAACCAGCCCGAAGCGCCGTTGCGCGAGTTGCCGGACGCCGGCCCGGACATCGAGTTCGAGCCTGAAGTCGGTGTGGAGTCGGGGGGCGTGATTTGGGCGGCATCCGAATTCGAATATCAATACGAGTTCCAAGACCGACCGGCGCGGCAGTTTCAGGAAGGCACCGACCGATTCACCCACGTGCGGCTGGAAGGGGACCAGTATGTCGTCTATACGAGGGACAAGGTGATACGCACAGGCATGCCCTATGCGCCGCTCAAGATTGTCTTCTCCAGCGGGTACTACGCTTCGCGGGTCGCCTTCGCATTTCCATCGCCTGAGCATTTCGGGCTTCATTTCCAGCTTTGGGATTTCGAGAACGAGACTCTGCTGGCGGAATTCGATCACTATCTGGAAATCGTACACACGCTCAAATTCTCGGCAGACGAGTCGCTGCTGATCACAGCATCCACAACCAGCGCCATATACGGCGCCTTCTTCGAGTACACGCAGTTCTACGACGCGAAGACTGGCGAGAACGTCACCCCCGGCGGCGAGTGGTTTTCGCTGCCGGCCGTCGACGCCTATGGGCGCTGGGTTGCCGGCACCATGCAGTACAGCAAGCCGATGATCTGGAGCGCAGACAGTGGCTGGGAGCGCCTTCCATGCGCTCGGGATGAGTGGTGGCAGTTCGTATTCATCGACTCGGTACACGGCTCCGCGGACCGCAAGTATCTCTTCGGCCTTGACAGCTCGGGGCAAGGATTTCTGTGGGAAATCGCAGACGGCGATGTGAAGCAGGACTGCATCGAACTTCTAGCGGTCGGGAAAGACGTCTGCTACAGCTCTCAGCCTGCTCGATTCAGCCGCGACGCGCGCTGGCTGTCGGTCACGACTGATGAGACGACGCTGGTCTGGGACCTATCGAAGGATACCCCGTCGCTTCACATGGAAATTCCGGCCAATTGCGGATTTCCCACGTTCAGCATGGACAGTCAGCGCGTGCTGGTGCAAACCGCAAACACGGAGGTCTCGGCGTTAGAACTCGAGTCTGGGCGGGTCATCACGACATTCCCGCGCGGGGCGAAAGTCGATGATGAAGGCTCGCGGTATGCCTACTGGCAGGAGGGTAATGTCGTCGTCGGCTCGTTGATCGACGGGACGACCCTTACGATCCCGGTAATCGAGACCTCGTACGGTCGGTTGGTAGCAGTTGACCGCGACAAAGCCGTAGGGGTATTCGACAGTGATCGCGTGTTCGATCTCGTGACCGGGGAAGAACTCGACGCCGAATTCAGCCGTGAGACGCTCGTTCAATTCCGCGACGTGTGTGGACCCGCCGAAGTAACGCGCGTGACTGTGCGTTACCACACAGGCGATGACTTCTCGTACTATTCCGGGTGTCCAGTCGTAGAAAGCCCGGACGGTCGGTTCACCGCGCTGGTGCGGATTTGGGCGCAATACATCGGTCAAGTCATTTTAGCTGGGCCCGAACCCACTAAAGTGTGGACATGGGAGACAAACTACAGTGGTTCAGATGCCGCAGCTTTCTCGCCAGATGGTAAGTATCTAGCGACTGATCATAACGACAACCCAGTGGCACTCTGGCCCACTGAGTTTGACGGCGATCAGCCCGACTTTCCGATGATACTGCTTCGGTCGAATGTGCTCGGCCCATCCAGTGCGGACTCAATCGCGTTCAGTCTGGACTCGCGCATCGTGGTCGCGGAGGTCAGATCAAATTGGTACAGTCCACCGGATATTTACGTGTGGAACGTTCCAACCGTACCCCCCGGCGCGGACGAGCCGTTGATAGTCGATACCCCGCTGCTGGTCATCGAAGGCACTGAGAGGGCTGTCCTTAGCCCGACCGGCACGCAGGTCGCCATCAAGCGCTGGGGGCTGCCGGAGGTCGAAGTGTGGGACATCGAATCCAACGAAGTGATACTGCGGTTCGCCGGCGAGGGGATCGGCGCGTTCAGCCCGGACGGCTCGGTGTTTGCCTCGACAGACGCGGACGACCTCTACCTGTGGAACGTTCGCCAGCCCGGGCCGATCACCGACCGGACGATTGAGGATGTCGTGCGGAGAGTCAGATCACTGGAATTCAGCAGTGATGGAGCCTATCTGTTCGCGCGGTTTGGCGATGGCGTGTCGACGTTCGGCGTGACCGGCGAGCCTGCGCCCGCGAGCGCGGACAAAGAAACGCCAGCGAACGACGCGCCAGTGATCGATGCATCGAACGCAGCGGAGCTTGCGCTAAACAGTAGCATCCCGCCGCTCGACGACAGGAGGCTGACTGGCATTACGTTCACGCCGGACAGCGCGCGAGTTCTAGTGAGCGGCGGCAAGGCGACCGGTGACCTGTACAGCACCGCGATCAGCGAATGGGATGTCGCCTCCGGTGGCCTGATCCGTGAGATCAGCCATTCGCTTGGGGCGTACGCACTGACTTGGATTCCGGGCACGCAGTTGCTCGCCGTGATGTCCGAAGACTCCGGCGGCGAAGCGTCGTGGCCGGTCGCCTCGATCCTTGATTACCCGACCGGCCAGATTCGCGGGTATGGCACGAACCGCTACTTCATCGGTCAGGAACTGTCTGTCTCCCCGGACGGTGCACGCGTGGTGACGAGCTGGCAGGATTACGACTACGATCGGGCAAACGTGACCATCTGGGGAGTCGATCAGCTTCGAACGAGCGGCGGACTGCTGCCTACGCAGGCCCTGTACGACGCCGAAGCAGTCGATATGTTGGGTGTGGCGGCGTATCACCCTGACGGCCGGCTGATGATCGCGACAAGCTCGGGGCTGGTCGTGCTCAACGAGAATTACGCGCTTGAGCCGATCATGCCGGCCGATTGGCAATGGGCGCATCACATTGCGATTAGCGAGGACGGGGCGATCCTTACGGTGACCGTGGTGCCACCCACCCGTGATCGTGCCAGTACTGCAGACGAAATGCCCGTCCGAATCGATATCGTCCGTATGTCAGATCTTCGGGTGATTTCGATTGTGACCGAGCTGTCAAACTCGGTGAGCACCGCGCTCAACGGCGACGGCAGCTTGCTCGCCGTCGGCGACCATAGCGGGATCGTGGAAGTCTACTCGACCGAGACCGCAGCACGACTCGCGGTATTGAACCATCCGGACCGGGGTGTTGAAGATGTCGCGTTCAGCCCGGATGGAACCACACTGGCCGTGCTCGCAGGCGGCACGGTCTGGTTCTGGCAGGTCGAGGATTGA
- the tpx gene encoding thiol peroxidase, which translates to MKVGSMELEVRNAMLEVGAPAPGWSLSTPRNQARTSAEYAGKVKVISCVPSIDTRVCSAQTRRFNVEAAGLSDDIVVLTVSADLPYALGRYCATEGIDKTETLSCHLDMGFADAYGVHVVPWRICQRAVFVVDKEDVLRYAQYMPAMGDEVDFTAALDAARALA; encoded by the coding sequence ATGAAGGTCGGCAGCATGGAACTCGAAGTGCGCAACGCGATGTTGGAGGTCGGCGCTCCCGCGCCGGGTTGGTCTCTGTCGACGCCGCGCAATCAGGCGCGCACGTCGGCCGAGTATGCCGGCAAGGTTAAAGTGATCTCGTGCGTGCCGTCGATCGATACGCGGGTATGCAGCGCGCAGACACGCCGGTTCAACGTCGAGGCCGCCGGCCTGTCGGACGATATCGTCGTGCTGACCGTCAGCGCCGACCTGCCGTACGCGCTTGGCCGCTACTGCGCGACTGAGGGTATCGACAAGACCGAGACGCTGTCGTGCCATCTCGACATGGGGTTTGCCGACGCGTATGGCGTACACGTCGTGCCGTGGCGCATCTGCCAACGCGCCGTGTTCGTGGTCGACAAGGAAGACGTGCTGCGCTATGCGCAGTATATGCCGGCTATGGGCGACGAGGTCGACTTTACCGCCGCGCTGGATGCCGCGCGCGCGTTGGCTTAG